From Brassica oleracea var. oleracea cultivar TO1000 chromosome C3, BOL, whole genome shotgun sequence, a single genomic window includes:
- the LOC106336267 gene encoding BTB/POZ and MATH domain-containing protein 2 → MDATRVCSEVPGSSKSTVTSLTESTSRTETINGSHEFKISGYSLAKGMGIGKYVASDTFMVGGYSWAIYFYPDGKSPEDNSVYVSLFIALASEGADVKALFELTLVDQSGNERHKVHSHFGRTLESGPYTLKYRGSMWGYKRFFKRTLLESSDYLKDNCLLVRCCVGVVKSHTEGPRSYNIPVPVSDLGHQFGKLLESGKGVDVTFQVDGETFPAHTLVLAARSPVFRAQLFGPLKNQNTKRIDIEDMEAPIFKMFLHFIYWDELPDMEDIMGTDLKWASTLVAQHLLAAADRYALERLRTICESKLCEGISINTVATTLALAEQHHCFQLKAACLKFIALPQNLKAVMETDGFDYLKESCPCLLSELLEYVARLSEHSLTSTGQRKELYADGGDVNGRRVKQRLH, encoded by the exons ATGGACGCGACTAGGGTTTGCTCGGAGGTTCCCGGATCTTCGAAATCGACCGTCACCTCTCTCACGGAGTCGACCTCTCGCACGGAGACCATCAACGGCTCACACGAGTTCAAGATCAGCGGCTACTCTCTCGCCAAAGGGATGGGGATAGGCAAGTACGTGGCTTCCGATACGTTCATGGTCGGTGGATACTCGTGGGCGATCTACTTCTACCCGGATGGGAAGAGTCCTGAGGATAACTCTGTCTACGTGTCTCTGTTTATAGCTTTGGCGAGCGAAGGGGCTGATGTTAAGGCTTTGTTTGAGCTGACGCTTGTGGATCAGAGTGGTAATGAGAGGCATAAGGTTCATAGCCATTTCGGTAGGACTCTTGAGAGCGGGCCTTATACTCTTAAGTACAGAGGAAGTATGTG GGGATACAAGCGGTTTTTCAAGAGGACGCTTCTGGAGTCATCGGACTATCTCAAGGACAATTGCCTCTTGGTCCGGTGCTGTGTGGGCGTGGTGAAGTCACATACCGAGGGACCGAGGAGTTACAATATCCCGGTGCCGGTTTCCGACTTGGGTCATCAGTTTGGAAAGCTTTTGGAGAGTGGAAAAGGTGTTGATGTTACATTCCAAGTTGATGGTGAAACGTTTCCTGCTCACACGTTGGTTCTTGCAGCTCGTTCTCCAGTTTTCAGGGCACAGCTTTTTGGCCCGTTGAAGAACCAAAATACCAAACGCATAGACATAGAAGACATGGAAGCTCCCATTTTCAAG ATGTTCCTACATTTTATCTACTGGGACGAGTTGCCTGATATGGAAGACATAATGGGGACAGACTTGAAATGGGCATCGACCCTTGTGGCTCAGCATCTTCTTGCAGCTGCAGACCGTTATGCACTTGAGCGGCTTAGAACAATCTGCGAGTCAAAACTCTGTGAAGGAATCAGCATAAACACAGTAGCGACCACCTTGGCTTTGGCAGAGCAGCATCATTGTTTCCAGCTAAAAGCTGCCTGTCTCAAATTCATAGCGTTGCCACAAAACCTGAAAG CTGTGATGGAAACGGATGGGTTTGATTATCTCAAGGAAAGCTGCCCGTGCTTACTAAGTGAGCTGCTGGAGTATGTAGCTAGGCTGAGTGAGCATTCTTTAACATCAACGGGGCAGAGGAAGGAGTTGTATGCTGATGGTGGTGACGTGAATGGGAGACGAGTGAAGCAGCGGTTACACTAA
- the LOC106329073 gene encoding F-box/kelch-repeat protein At3g06240-like, whose protein sequence is MYKKLIHFLGDALTETTKKNERRRREETTEKASLELPPEIIREILIRLPAKSIGRFRCVSKLFRSLSSDPKFAKIHIDLTLRNDAVHRKLIVSSHNLYALDLDSIGKRIRDLLAQELNYPLKEDPIKFDEMIKCHVGENMLKPYRRNWVEIIGSSHGLVCISPCEGALFLYNPTTGESKRLITPGGEEFQTLGFGFDDLTDDYKVVKLVADGDNVLKSSVYSLKSDSWRWIRDLSYEHKDCFSSGVTLRGVVHWVFSNENQRAVLAFDFKTEEFREMLLPGEAEDCGHSYRNFVVGVINGCLCLVNSCYEVHDDVWVMNEYGVESSWSRIRISLLYRSMKPLCSSENGEEVLLELDGDMVLYNFESHASRYLGIRGVKLSDGFEADAYVESLISPNSYGFVN, encoded by the coding sequence ATGTATAAGAAACTTATCCATTTCCTCGGCGACGCTCTAACGGAGACGACGAAGAAGAATGAACGGCGGAGGAGAGAAGAGACCACGGAGAAAGCCTCTCTCGAGCTTCCTCCAGAGATCATCAGAGAGATCCTCATCCGATTACCAGCCAAATCAATCGGGAGATTCAGGTGCGTCTCAAAGCTCTTCCGCTCCCTCTCATCGGATCCAAAGTTCGCAAAGATCCACATAGATCTAACCCTCCGAAACGACGCCGTTCACCGTAAACTCATCGTCTCGTCACATAACCTCTACGCCTTAGACTTGGATTCAATCGGTAAAAGGATTAGAGATTTGTTAGCTCAGGAGCTTAACTACCCGCTTAAAGAAGATCCGATTAAATTCGACGAGATGATTAAGTGCCACGTGGGAGAGAATATGCTTAAACCGTATAGAAGAAACTGGGTTGAGATCATCGGATCTTCGCACGGTTTAGTGTGTATATCTCCGTGCGAAGGAGCTCTGTTCTTGTATAATCCAACCACCGGAGAATCAAAGAGATTAATCACCCCCGGAGGAGAAGAGTTTCAAACTCTTGGATTTGGATTCGATGATCTAACCGACGATTACAAAGTAGTGAAGCTCGTTGCTGATGGTGACAATGTACTTAAATCCAGCGTCTATTCGTTGAAGTCAGACTCTTGGAGATGGATCCGTGATTTAAGCTATGAGCACAAGGATTGCTTCAGCTCCGGTGTGACTCTCCGCGGCGTGGTCCACTGGGTGTTCTCTAACGAGAACCAGAGAGCGGTGTTAGCGTTTGATTTTAAAACGGAGGAGTTTCGAGAGATGTTGTTGCCTGGTGAGGCTGAGGATTGTGGTCATAGTTATAGAAACTTTGTTGTTGGGGTTATCAACGGGTGTCTTTGTTTAGTCAATAGTTGCTACGAGGTGCATGATGATGTTTGGGTGATGAATGAGTATGGTGTAGAGAGTTCGTGGAGTAGAATCAGGATCAGTTTGCTGTACAGGTCGATGAAGCCGCTGTGTTCGAGTGAGAACGGTGAGGAGGTTCTTTTGGAGCTTGATGGAGACATGGTGTTGTACAATTTCGAGAGTCATGCATCGAGGTATTTGGGGATTCGTGGTGTAAAGCTCAGTGATGGGTTCGAGGCTGATGCTTACGTAGAGAGTCTCATATCGCCAAACTCGTATGGTTTTGTGAACTGA
- the LOC106333066 gene encoding probable galacturonosyltransferase-like 4, which translates to MASRSLSYTQLLGLLSFILLTSTMAVRVGVILHKPSAPTLPVFREAPAFRNGDQCLEADQIHIAMTLDTNYLRGTMAAVFSLLQHSTCPENLSFHFLSLAHFENDLFSSIKSTFPYLNFKIYQFDPNLVRSKISKSIREALDQPLNYARIYLADIVPPSVDRIIYLDSDLVVVDDIEKLWHVDMEGKVVAAPEYCHANFTHYFTKTFWSDPVLVKVLEGKRPCYFNTGVMVVDVDKWRKGLYTQKVEEWMTVQKQKRIYHLGSLPPFLLIFAGDIKAVNHRWNQHGLGGDNFEGRCRTLHPGPISLLHWSGKGKPWLRLDSRKPCIVDHLWAPYDLYRSSKHSLDE; encoded by the coding sequence ATGGCCTCAAGGAGCCTCTCATACACACAACTCCTAGGCCTCCTGTCCTTTATCCTCCTAACCTCCACAATGGCGGTTCGTGTTGGAGTCATTCTTCATAAGCCTTCTGCTCCAACCCTTCCTGTATTCAGAGAAGCCCCAGCTTTCAGAAACGGTGATCAATGCCTTGAGGCTGATCAAATTCATATAGCCATGACTCTTGACACAAACTACCTCCGTGGAACAATGGCTGCTGTTTTTTCTCTCCTACAACATTCAACTTGCCCTGAAAACCTCTCTTTTCATTTCCTCTCCCTTGCTCATTTCGAAAACGACCTCTTCTCCAGCATCAAATCAACTTTTCCTTACCTAAACTTCAAGATTTATCAGTTTGATCCAAACCTAGTCCGAAGCAAAATCTCCAAATCCATCAGGGAAGCCCTAGACCAGCCTCTAAACTACGCGAGGATTTACCTCGCGGATATCGTTCCTCCCAGCGTCGACCGGATCATATACCTAGACTCTGACCTTGTCGTAGTAGACGACATAGAGAAGCTATGGCATGTAGACATGGAAGGAAAAGTCGTGGCTGCTCCTGAGTACTGCCATGCAAACTTCACACACTATTTCACAAAAACGTTCTGGTCGGACCCGGTACTTGTTAAAGTCCTTGAAGGAAAACGACCGTGCTATTTCAACACGGGTGTGATGGTCGTGGACGTTGATAAATGGAGGAAAGGGTTGTATACACAAAAGGTAGAGGAGTGGATGACTGTTCAGAAGCAGAAGAGGATATACCATTTGGGTTCATTACCTCCTTTTTTGCTTATATTCGCCGGTGATATTAAAGCGGTTAACCATAGGTGGAACCAGCATGGTTTAGGAGGAGATAACTTTGAAGGGAGATGCAGAACGTTGCACCCTGGTCCGATAAGTCTACTTCATTGGAGTGGGAAAGGGAAGCCATGGTTGAGATTAGATTCAAGAAAGCCTTGTATTGTTGATCATCTCTGGGCTCCGTATGATTTGTACCGTTCATCAAAACATTCTTTAGATGAGTAG
- the LOC106330146 gene encoding F-box/kelch-repeat protein At3g06240-like: MIFEVISTIVIFKLPPEIIREILLWLPAKSIGRFRCVSKLFCSLSSDQGFAKSHLGLTIHRKLIISGHNLYALDFDGIGDGFEGIIDLVGVELNYPLKEVPSKFAELIHRIIREDAVVGDELIDLNTELYLSKCVQFIRYSNGLVCISPAADAVFLYNPTTGDSKRLPELARGKEYQTHVHYASVYSGV, from the exons ATGATCTTCGAGGTTATATCAACCATTGTGATCTTCAAA CTTCCTCCAGAGATCATCAGGGAGATTCTCCTGTGGCTTCCTGCCAAATCAATCGGGAGATTCAGGTGCGTCTCGAAGCTCTTCTGCTCACTCTCATCAGATCAAGGGTTCGCAAAGAGCCACCTAGGTCTAACCATTCACCGGAAACTCATCATATCTGGACATAACCTGTACGCATTGGACTTCGATGGAATCGGCGATGGCTTCGAAGGAATTATAGATTTGGTAGGAGTAGAGCTTAACTATCCGCTTAAAGAGGTTCCGAGTAAATTCGCTGAGTTGATTCATAGAATCATTAGAGAGGATGCTGTGGTGGGCGACGAGTTGATTGACCTCAATACGGAACTGTATCTAAGCAAATGTGTTCAGTTTATCAGATACTCGAACGGCTTAGTGTGTATTTCTCCAGCTGCTGACGCGGTTTTCTTGTATAACCCAACCACCGGAGATTCCAAGAGATTACCTGAGCTCGCCAGAGGAAAAGAATATCAAACTCATGTCCACTACGCTAGTGTGTATTCGGGTGTATGA